DNA sequence from the Leptolyngbyaceae cyanobacterium genome:
ATGATGGAGTCGAAACGCTCTACAAACAGATTAAAGCTACAGGTAGATCGGTAGATGCGATCGCAATTAATGCAGGTGTTGGCGTTGGGGGCGACTTTGCCCGCGAAACAGACCTCAAAGACGAGTTAAATCGTAACCGTTCAGGGGGTGCGCCGCAGGCGCACCACCCCAAGAGGAGTTTGAGCATCAATATGTTTGAGATATCGGCGTGAGCCAACAATAATGAACGCAGGAATTCTGTTGACTAATGAGCCAAATTCTCAGCAGAAGTTATTGCTAGTAATCAACTAACTATATAAAACTAAATGAAAAATTATTGATTCATTTACACTGTTCATTCGATTTCTGGAAGTAAAGAAGGAGCAGATTTACCTTCACGAGCATTTGTCACAGCAGTTGTGATAAACTCCAAAATATTACGCTGTTGACATTTAAGTGTAGTAACCACAGTCAACATTCGTGCCACAAAAGTACTTCCTGCTAATGTTTGCGAACCAAAACTTGTACGTCGCCAGATGACAGCCGGACGAATCGCTCTTTCAGCAGCATTGTTGGTTGGCTCCAGACCTGGTGTGACCACAAACAACCACATCGCACTTTCAACCTTAAATAGCTGGCGACAAGTACGAACCGTTTTAGCCAAAGGAGTTTTCTCCTTCGATGTAATCTCGTAGTTGGCTGCTTGTTGTAATAGTGATATAATTTGATGACGAATCGGTTTGACTGATTCGACAAAATCACCACGAGCTAGAGTTCCATCCCTGACTCTGTGCCATAACTCGAATAACTTTTCTTGTTGTTGAAGTAATTTATTTCCTAATTCTTGAGATACCCCAGGACGTTCTGAGATTTTAATAAATTCTCTTGCAAGATGTGCCCAACATAATTGCCGACGTGAGATGTCTACCCAGTTGTATGCACCATGCCGATCGGAAGTTAAAATTCCCCTAAAGTTCTCGCCCAAAAGATTTTTAGCAGCAGTAGTACACCGACTCAGTGCAATCTCAAAAAATGTCACTAGGGGTGTGACTGCTACCCACAACCAAGCTTGTCTTTGTTGTGGGTTCCCACCGTCAATATTAGCTTGATTAAAGCTGGTTTCATCCGCTGCCACAATCTCTTGTTGCTGGATGTAAAGTTTCGCTTGCTCGACACAATCGGCTACGGCATTGCTGGCTTCCAGCCTCAGTTTATTGACTGTTCCCAAGGACATTGAGATGCCAAACAAATCCGCCAGAGCGCTTTGTACCATCCGGTGGCTGTTACGGTATAATCCACTCAGTAGTGCTATTGTGGCTACTACTCTCACACCGTATCCACTTGGGTTTACGTTGTCTGGCAATTTGGCGCGAGTGGAAGTTCCACATCGCTGACAAGTCAATTTGTGTAAGCGATGTTCGATGACTATTGGTTCAATCGGTGGAATTTCTACTATTTGGTGGCGTAGTGGGTCTGGATCAACTCCCTTAAGGTTTTCTCCACAACTACAGCATTTGACGGGATGATGCTCTCTGA
Encoded proteins:
- a CDS encoding IS66 family transposase, with the protein product MEKKPASIIEQIPPSDWEKTPASVKKMVELMAQRIEILEKQAIELVEAQQQLVEKVNKTSKNSSSPPSCDPPGFSHKSKKKTGKKRGGQPGHEGQSRDLYPIEKCTTVREHHPVKCCSCGENLKGVDPDPLRHQIVEIPPIEPIVIEHRLHKLTCQRCGTSTRAKLPDNVNPSGYGVRVVATIALLSGLYRNSHRMVQSALADLFGISMSLGTVNKLRLEASNAVADCVEQAKLYIQQQEIVAADETSFNQANIDGGNPQQRQAWLWVAVTPLVTFFEIALSRCTTAAKNLLGENFRGILTSDRHGAYNWVDISRRQLCWAHLAREFIKISERPGVSQELGNKLLQQQEKLFELWHRVRDGTLARGDFVESVKPIRHQIISLLQQAANYEITSKEKTPLAKTVRTCRQLFKVESAMWLFVVTPGLEPTNNAAERAIRPAVIWRRTSFGSQTLAGSTFVARMLTVVTTLKCQQRNILEFITTAVTNAREGKSAPSLLPEIE
- a CDS encoding SDR family NAD(P)-dependent oxidoreductase, which translates into the protein MNNSLTRPLAVVTGASNGIGYELAKQFAQNGFDLLITATGSTINEAAQAFEKLGAKVETVEADLATYDGVETLYKQIKATGRSVDAIAINAGVGVGGDFARETDLKDELNRNRSGGAPQAHHPKRSLSINMFEISA